A DNA window from Iodobacter ciconiae contains the following coding sequences:
- a CDS encoding porin has protein sequence MKKIIALAISAAFTAPAAFADVELGPFSIYGTAATAVEIISVDNNTGKPLLPTKDSQTRLMDQSSKLGFKAKYDLGDDFFALAQVESRFYLGNNGDNTDDKAEIGSRNTFVGIGSKQAGTLRLGRYDNAYKLSLKQIVPTLYGNLNEASATYGSKQILNRLGGRQGDMIAYESPDLMGFSGNLSYNFGKDSTNSISAGSAGAPSNTVATDLMGQTAIGIAYKHSMFNVGFGYTTISNAAWKLDGSSGASAKNLAGSQKLDAYQFGGQVNYMDFSAGAIFERTSSSLSGLTAGNFDQHQNVFGLIGGYKKDALEIQVQYAKASDVDGSTLADTGGQQASISVGYNLHKYVQAVASFTKVDNDRNANFTSASGFGLDKGNGMSQFALGLVGKF, from the coding sequence CCATCTCTGCTGCTTTTACGGCTCCTGCAGCATTCGCCGATGTAGAACTTGGCCCATTCAGCATTTATGGTACAGCGGCCACTGCAGTTGAAATTATTTCTGTAGACAACAATACAGGCAAGCCTTTACTACCGACCAAAGACAGCCAGACCCGTTTAATGGACCAAAGCTCCAAACTGGGTTTCAAAGCTAAGTACGATCTGGGCGATGACTTCTTTGCCCTTGCTCAGGTTGAAAGCCGCTTCTACCTTGGCAACAACGGTGACAATACGGATGACAAGGCTGAGATTGGTAGCCGCAACACATTCGTTGGCATTGGAAGTAAGCAAGCAGGTACTTTGCGTTTAGGTCGTTACGACAATGCTTATAAATTGTCACTGAAACAAATCGTTCCTACCCTGTACGGCAATCTGAACGAAGCATCTGCAACTTACGGCTCCAAACAAATACTGAACCGCCTTGGTGGTCGTCAAGGCGATATGATTGCTTACGAATCACCAGATTTGATGGGGTTCTCTGGCAACTTAAGCTACAACTTCGGTAAAGACTCTACAAATTCAATTTCAGCGGGTTCTGCCGGTGCTCCAAGCAACACAGTAGCAACAGATCTAATGGGCCAGACAGCAATTGGCATCGCCTATAAACACAGCATGTTCAATGTTGGCTTTGGTTACACAACTATCAGCAACGCAGCATGGAAACTAGACGGTAGCAGCGGGGCAAGTGCTAAAAATCTGGCTGGCTCGCAAAAACTTGATGCTTACCAGTTTGGCGGTCAGGTAAATTATATGGACTTCAGTGCAGGCGCCATATTTGAACGCACATCATCCAGCCTGAGCGGCCTGACTGCAGGCAACTTTGATCAACACCAAAATGTGTTTGGTCTGATCGGCGGCTACAAGAAAGACGCACTGGAAATACAAGTTCAGTACGCAAAAGCAAGTGATGTAGATGGCTCGACACTGGCTGACACTGGCGGCCAGCAAGCCAGTATCTCTGTTGGCTACAACCTGCATAAATATGTGCAGGCAGTTGCTTCCTTTACAAAAGTGGACAACGATCGCAATGCTAACTTCACCTCAGCTTCAGGCTTCGGTCTGGATAAAGGCAACGGCATGAGCCAGTTTGCACTGGGTCTGGTTGGTAAATTCTAA
- the mltG gene encoding endolytic transglycosylase MltG, whose amino-acid sequence MAKKLQNKSIFGRVLGRLFFLVIALVAVFAIWFYQYASTPIDHVVQDFVVESGGVKKVADQLLKQGVIDQTLPFLLLARVTGKHKLLKAGSYTISSALSPRQLLEKLSNGDTSTLTFTLIEGWKWTDFRKALNSNSHLRHDSALMSDDELLAELGISALTPEGLFFPDTYHVDKGSSDLKLLARAHQRMQSKLDKAWAERSQNVQLKTPYEALILASLVEKETGLAADRPMIAGVFANRLRVGMRLQTDPAVMYGLGESLDGRLRKIDLLTDTPYNTYTRSGLPPTPIAMVGDAALKAVLHPSSTTALYFVAKGDGSSVFSNNLDEHNSAVRKYILRK is encoded by the coding sequence ATGGCTAAGAAACTACAAAATAAATCTATATTTGGGCGCGTGCTCGGGCGCTTGTTTTTCCTGGTTATTGCCTTGGTCGCCGTGTTCGCGATCTGGTTTTATCAATATGCCAGCACGCCTATTGATCATGTGGTACAGGATTTTGTGGTGGAATCAGGTGGTGTAAAAAAAGTGGCAGATCAACTGCTTAAACAGGGTGTGATTGATCAGACGCTGCCTTTTTTACTGTTGGCACGGGTAACGGGTAAACATAAATTATTAAAGGCGGGTAGCTACACTATTAGCTCGGCACTGAGCCCCCGGCAGTTATTGGAAAAGCTAAGCAATGGTGACACCAGTACGCTGACTTTTACTTTGATTGAGGGCTGGAAGTGGACTGATTTTCGTAAGGCTTTAAATAGTAATTCTCATTTACGTCACGATAGCGCCTTGATGTCGGATGATGAGCTATTGGCCGAGTTGGGCATCAGTGCGCTGACGCCTGAAGGTCTGTTTTTCCCGGATACTTATCATGTTGATAAAGGGAGCTCCGATTTAAAATTGCTGGCGCGAGCCCATCAGCGTATGCAAAGCAAGCTTGATAAAGCATGGGCCGAGCGCTCGCAAAATGTGCAATTAAAAACGCCTTATGAGGCGCTGATATTGGCTTCTTTAGTTGAAAAAGAAACCGGCCTTGCGGCTGATCGTCCGATGATTGCTGGTGTGTTTGCCAATCGTTTGCGAGTTGGTATGCGTTTACAAACCGACCCTGCGGTAATGTACGGGCTGGGGGAATCACTGGATGGGCGTTTGCGTAAAATAGATCTGCTGACCGATACGCCATACAACACTTATACCCGTAGTGGTTTACCGCCTACGCCTATCGCCATGGTGGGCGATGCCGCATTAAAAGCGGTGCTGCATCCCTCGTCCACCACTGCCTTGTATTTCGTGGCAAAGGGCGACGGCAGCTCGGTGTTTTCAAATAATCTGGATGAGCATAACAGTGCCGTGCGGAAGTATATTTTAAGGAAGTAA
- a CDS encoding ATP-dependent DNA helicase translates to MTLNAIFADDGPFADAFPGYKLRVQQLEMAQAVEAAINKQGQLIAEAGTGTGKTFAYLVPALLSGGKVIVSTGTKTLQDQLFARDIPTVRKVLQVPVTIALLKGRSNYVCHYHLARTEQEGRFMRKEDVADLVKVQRYAKTTISGDKAACPGVPENAPIWGHVTSTRDNCLGQDCPSHQDCFVLKARKDAQDADVVVVNHHLFFADVWLKDEGAGELLPACNTVIFDEAHQLPEVASLFFGETLTSGQLIDLAHDSRAEALVVAKDFIMLPAAAEALEKAVKDLRLVFKSDATRFPLHQLEQQNPEFIPALDVVAEKLGALCDLLGKQAERAEGLENCQVRALECVDILKRWKAGDDEESVHWVDVLSHGLILHATPLNIAQLFQKQLKSHPRAWVFASATLAVNGHFNHFKHELGLWDSVEATWESPFDYKQQAVLYVPQDMPEPNAPDFTGQVIEKAWPLLKTTQGHAFLLFTSLRAMREAHELVQEKLKAAGLEWPVFLQGQGSRTELLDKFRLAPNAILVASQTFWEGIDVKGEQLSLVVIDKLPFSPPDDPVLSARIEQINKSGRSAFMDYQVPHAAITLKQGAGRLIRDETDIGILMIADKRLVEKQYGKMIWKSLPPMFRSRELATVQRFFEVKRQKQQETKTEPDQAIIE, encoded by the coding sequence ATGACACTTAATGCGATTTTTGCCGACGACGGCCCCTTTGCCGATGCGTTTCCCGGCTATAAATTGCGTGTGCAGCAATTGGAGATGGCGCAAGCTGTTGAAGCTGCAATCAATAAGCAGGGCCAGCTGATTGCCGAAGCGGGTACAGGGACGGGTAAAACCTTTGCCTATCTTGTGCCAGCTCTCCTGTCCGGCGGCAAAGTGATTGTTTCAACCGGAACAAAAACGCTGCAGGATCAGCTTTTTGCCCGTGATATTCCTACCGTGCGCAAAGTACTACAGGTGCCGGTGACCATCGCGCTGCTTAAGGGGCGTTCTAATTATGTTTGTCACTATCATCTGGCACGTACCGAACAAGAAGGGCGCTTTATGCGCAAAGAAGACGTTGCTGATTTGGTAAAAGTGCAGCGTTATGCCAAAACAACAATTTCAGGCGATAAAGCCGCCTGCCCTGGTGTGCCGGAAAACGCGCCGATCTGGGGACACGTGACTTCGACCCGGGATAATTGCCTGGGACAGGATTGCCCGAGCCATCAGGATTGCTTTGTGCTAAAAGCGCGCAAAGATGCACAGGATGCCGATGTGGTGGTGGTGAATCACCATCTGTTTTTTGCCGATGTGTGGCTCAAAGACGAAGGCGCAGGGGAGCTGTTGCCTGCCTGTAATACCGTTATTTTTGATGAAGCACATCAGTTACCCGAAGTGGCCAGTCTTTTTTTTGGTGAAACGCTTACCTCGGGGCAACTGATTGATCTGGCGCATGATTCGCGAGCCGAAGCGCTGGTTGTGGCCAAAGATTTTATTATGTTGCCCGCTGCTGCCGAAGCACTGGAAAAAGCCGTGAAAGATTTGCGGCTGGTGTTTAAATCGGATGCAACGCGTTTTCCGCTGCACCAGCTTGAGCAGCAAAACCCGGAGTTTATTCCTGCTCTGGATGTCGTTGCCGAAAAGCTGGGAGCGCTGTGTGATTTGCTTGGTAAACAGGCTGAGCGGGCTGAAGGCCTGGAAAATTGCCAGGTCCGCGCACTGGAGTGCGTGGATATTCTGAAGCGATGGAAAGCCGGGGATGATGAAGAAAGTGTGCACTGGGTTGATGTGCTGTCGCATGGGCTGATTTTGCATGCAACGCCGCTTAATATCGCCCAGTTATTTCAAAAGCAATTAAAATCACACCCGCGAGCCTGGGTGTTTGCCTCGGCAACTCTGGCAGTAAACGGGCATTTCAACCATTTTAAGCATGAGCTGGGCCTGTGGGATTCGGTTGAAGCGACGTGGGAAAGCCCTTTTGATTACAAGCAACAGGCGGTCTTGTACGTGCCCCAAGACATGCCCGAACCCAATGCGCCAGACTTCACCGGGCAGGTGATAGAAAAAGCCTGGCCGCTGCTAAAAACTACGCAGGGCCATGCCTTTTTGCTGTTTACCAGCTTGCGGGCAATGCGTGAGGCGCATGAGCTGGTGCAGGAAAAGCTTAAAGCTGCAGGGCTGGAGTGGCCGGTGTTCTTGCAGGGGCAAGGCTCGCGTACCGAATTGCTGGATAAATTTCGCCTGGCTCCGAATGCCATTCTGGTGGCGAGTCAAACCTTCTGGGAAGGGATTGATGTGAAGGGCGAGCAGTTGTCTCTGGTCGTGATCGATAAACTGCCCTTTAGTCCTCCTGATGATCCTGTTTTGTCGGCGCGAATCGAGCAGATTAATAAATCAGGCCGCAGTGCATTTATGGATTATCAGGTGCCGCATGCTGCTATTACCCTCAAACAGGGCGCAGGGCGTTTGATTCGGGATGAAACTGATATTGGTATTTTGATGATTGCTGATAAGCGTCTGGTGGAAAAACAATATGGCAAAATGATCTGGAAAAGTCTGCCGCCGATGTTTCGCTCAAGAGAGCTTGCCACGGTACAGCGCTTTTTTGAAGTCAAGCGCCAGAAGCAGCAAGAGACAAAGACAGAGCCGGATCAGGCCATTATTGAATAG
- a CDS encoding SDR family NAD(P)-dependent oxidoreductase: protein MNEVIGDWNNYQAPAGAFRSRVILVTGAGQGIGEAGAMALAEHGATVILLGRNEKKLAKVYDAIEAAGYPQPAAIPFDLAKSGEAEIAQMAVLIQKEFGRLDGILHCANGFSHLSPLANQKMDEWMEMFKVNVAAPFVLNRALFPLLKDAPDASILLLGEHHAFAPNAYWGGYSVSKVGQKNLVEIAAAEWENMEHLRINLLVPGPIQSPFRLKTHPGETRESLPPTSSIVPAILYWMGDASRGQSGKTLTVNKIEGGGNLLVEG, encoded by the coding sequence ATGAACGAAGTAATCGGTGATTGGAACAACTATCAAGCGCCAGCTGGTGCGTTTCGCAGTCGTGTAATTTTAGTGACGGGTGCCGGGCAGGGGATTGGTGAAGCAGGCGCGATGGCTTTGGCTGAACATGGTGCAACTGTGATTTTGTTGGGCCGTAATGAAAAAAAACTCGCTAAAGTTTATGACGCAATTGAAGCTGCAGGTTATCCGCAGCCCGCCGCGATTCCTTTTGATCTGGCAAAATCAGGTGAGGCAGAAATTGCCCAGATGGCGGTGCTGATTCAAAAAGAATTTGGCCGCCTGGATGGTATTTTGCATTGTGCTAATGGCTTTAGTCATTTGTCCCCGCTTGCCAATCAGAAAATGGATGAATGGATGGAGATGTTCAAAGTGAACGTTGCCGCTCCATTTGTGCTGAACCGTGCTTTGTTTCCGCTTTTAAAAGATGCACCGGACGCCAGTATCTTGCTTCTGGGTGAGCATCATGCCTTTGCGCCTAATGCGTACTGGGGCGGTTATAGCGTGAGCAAAGTAGGGCAAAAGAATTTAGTCGAGATTGCTGCGGCCGAGTGGGAAAACATGGAGCATTTACGGATTAATCTCTTAGTGCCTGGGCCAATTCAATCTCCGTTCCGTCTGAAAACACATCCGGGTGAAACGCGTGAAAGCTTGCCTCCAACAAGCTCGATTGTTCCGGCTATTTTGTACTGGATGGGGGATGCCAGCCGTGGGCAAAGTGGTAAAACACTGACAGTAAATAAAATTGAGGGTGGCGGGAACTTGTTGGTCGAGGGCTAA
- the hpnE gene encoding hydroxysqualene dehydroxylase HpnE, translated as MAVLNNYSVAVLGGGYAGITAAAELAAAGIKVSVFEAGKVLGGRARKVWLEGKSLDNGQHLVIGAYTGLLSMMAKVGVDGKVVFLRRPMELVVEPGFRLACPSLPAPLHLALGLLFAQGLSWSERFALVRAMHVAQAAKWQLARDITVSRWLEDQRQPSGLIGRFWQPLTVAALNTPLELASAQVLLNVLRDSLGGARSASDLLLPCRDFSALYPDVAAQFIEQRGGHIYRSRRVRRVGKIQQGWQLNDDPEIFDAVICALPPHGLAALQVSVPDVLPAQLGRWTYQPIVTVYLQYDHTVKLAKPMLGLSNSLAQWVFDRGFTHQTDGLIAVVISAEGLHQTLAQDELAQAVVLELHQRLDLPIDVSWQRVITEKRATFACTPGLERPANQTSEAGFWLAGDYTAGLAGKGDYPATLEGAVRSGMAAAQGVLKELDQ; from the coding sequence GTGGCTGTGTTAAACAACTATTCGGTAGCTGTACTGGGCGGGGGCTATGCCGGCATTACTGCAGCGGCAGAGTTGGCTGCTGCAGGCATTAAAGTCAGCGTATTTGAAGCGGGTAAGGTCTTGGGTGGCCGCGCCAGAAAGGTCTGGCTAGAAGGTAAATCCTTGGATAATGGTCAGCATCTTGTGATTGGTGCTTACACCGGCTTGCTTAGTATGATGGCCAAGGTGGGTGTTGATGGTAAAGTAGTTTTTTTGCGCCGCCCGATGGAGCTAGTGGTCGAGCCGGGTTTCAGGCTGGCCTGTCCTTCTCTTCCTGCTCCTTTGCACTTGGCTTTGGGCTTGCTGTTTGCACAGGGTTTATCCTGGTCTGAGCGCTTTGCCCTGGTTCGTGCGATGCATGTTGCACAAGCTGCAAAATGGCAGTTGGCACGGGATATTACGGTTAGTCGCTGGCTTGAAGATCAGCGTCAGCCAAGTGGTTTAATTGGCCGTTTTTGGCAACCTTTGACGGTGGCGGCACTAAATACCCCGCTTGAACTTGCGTCTGCCCAGGTGCTGCTAAATGTGTTGCGAGATAGCCTTGGGGGAGCACGGTCGGCTTCTGATTTATTATTGCCCTGCCGTGATTTTTCGGCCTTGTATCCTGATGTGGCGGCTCAGTTTATCGAGCAAAGAGGCGGACATATTTATCGCTCCAGGCGCGTCAGGCGTGTTGGGAAAATACAGCAGGGCTGGCAGCTTAATGATGATCCAGAAATTTTTGATGCGGTAATCTGTGCTTTGCCGCCACATGGGTTGGCTGCCTTGCAAGTGTCCGTGCCTGATGTATTGCCAGCACAGTTGGGGCGCTGGACATATCAGCCGATTGTGACGGTGTATTTACAATATGATCATACAGTTAAGCTGGCTAAGCCTATGCTGGGCCTGAGTAATTCTTTGGCGCAATGGGTGTTTGATCGCGGCTTTACCCACCAAACGGATGGTTTGATTGCTGTGGTGATCTCTGCTGAGGGGCTGCATCAGACTTTAGCCCAAGATGAGCTGGCACAGGCTGTTGTGCTAGAGCTTCATCAGCGCCTGGACCTGCCGATAGATGTGAGCTGGCAACGTGTGATTACTGAAAAACGAGCTACTTTTGCCTGCACACCCGGTCTTGAACGCCCAGCAAATCAAACGAGCGAAGCCGGGTTTTGGCTGGCGGGGGATTACACGGCAGGCTTGGCGGGTAAGGGAGATTATCCGGCAACTTTAGAGGGCGCGGTCAGAAGTGGTATGGCGGCTGCGCAAGGTGTGCTAAAAGAATTGGATCAATAA
- the hpnD gene encoding presqualene diphosphate synthase HpnD has translation MTPEQYCEDKAAKSGSSFYYSFRFLPLGQRKAITALYAFCREVDDVVDECHEESVARTKLAWWRSEIDQLFAGSPQHPVTQALLPSLKKYDLQRELFIEIIDGMEMDLDMARYNSFKDLQLYCYRVASVVGQMAAQIFGFTDRGTLKYAHDLGLAFQLTNIIRDVGEDARRGRIYLPVTELQQFNVPAADILACRETPEFRVLMDFQIKRAEQYYAQAIDALPAVDKKQQRTGLVMAAIYRATLKEIEKDGVGKVLNQRISLTPIRKLWLAWKTWWLC, from the coding sequence GTGACCCCTGAGCAATATTGTGAAGATAAAGCGGCTAAAAGCGGCTCCAGTTTTTATTACAGTTTTCGTTTTTTACCTTTAGGGCAAAGAAAAGCGATTACGGCCTTATACGCATTTTGTCGTGAAGTTGATGATGTGGTTGATGAATGCCATGAAGAAAGTGTGGCAAGAACTAAATTGGCCTGGTGGCGTAGTGAAATTGATCAGCTATTTGCTGGCTCACCTCAGCACCCGGTGACCCAGGCTTTATTACCTTCTCTTAAAAAATACGATTTACAACGCGAGCTATTTATAGAAATCATCGATGGAATGGAGATGGATCTGGATATGGCTCGTTATAATAGCTTTAAAGATTTGCAATTATATTGCTATCGTGTGGCATCGGTTGTCGGGCAAATGGCCGCGCAAATTTTTGGCTTTACAGATCGCGGCACACTTAAATATGCACATGATCTGGGTTTGGCATTTCAATTAACCAATATTATTCGTGATGTTGGAGAAGATGCCCGCCGCGGCCGGATTTATTTGCCGGTGACTGAATTGCAGCAATTTAATGTACCTGCCGCAGATATTCTGGCTTGCCGTGAAACGCCTGAATTTAGAGTATTAATGGATTTTCAAATTAAGCGCGCGGAGCAATATTATGCGCAGGCCATTGACGCATTGCCTGCCGTAGATAAAAAACAGCAGCGCACAGGCTTGGTAATGGCGGCAATTTATCGGGCGACATTGAAAGAAATTGAAAAAGATGGTGTAGGTAAAGTGTTAAATCAGCGGATTTCTTTAACACCTATTCGTAAATTATGGCTGGCGTGGAAAACGTGGTGGCTGTGTTAA
- a CDS encoding DUF4136 domain-containing protein, giving the protein MGKLIALVVVFLTGCASPQFLATVSVRHTLASEPAAQRFTFERDASQVQSLAQRDFEEDVSAELMRKGYVYVPNMSAADWLVRLQYQVDAGKTVTTQEPIWGTVGFSTYYRRVSTSGGVVLLPYTRTENGIVGSRPVSDTVYNRQLNLDILNKKDLATGRFAKLFEGKAVNRSTDNAIEPAVPWLIRALFEQFPGVSGSSREVKIILPEQ; this is encoded by the coding sequence ATGGGTAAGCTCATTGCTCTGGTTGTGGTGTTTCTGACAGGTTGCGCTTCGCCACAGTTTTTGGCGACGGTTAGTGTGCGGCATACCCTGGCGAGTGAGCCTGCGGCCCAGCGCTTTACTTTTGAAAGAGATGCTTCGCAAGTGCAGAGCCTGGCTCAGCGTGATTTTGAAGAGGATGTAAGTGCCGAGCTGATGCGAAAAGGCTATGTTTATGTGCCAAATATGAGTGCGGCAGATTGGCTGGTGCGATTGCAATACCAGGTTGATGCTGGCAAAACGGTCACGACACAGGAGCCCATCTGGGGGACCGTAGGATTTAGTACTTATTATCGCCGGGTTTCTACTTCAGGTGGTGTGGTTTTACTGCCTTATACCCGAACAGAAAATGGTATTGTGGGGAGCCGTCCTGTCAGTGACACCGTCTACAACAGACAGCTCAATCTGGATATTTTGAATAAAAAGGATTTGGCTACAGGGCGTTTTGCCAAATTATTTGAAGGTAAAGCGGTTAATCGCAGCACGGATAATGCTATCGAGCCTGCTGTGCCCTGGTTAATTCGCGCTCTGTTTGAGCAGTTTCCCGGCGTTTCAGGTTCCAGCCGTGAAGTTAAGATTATTTTGCCTGAGCAGTAA
- the aroC gene encoding chorismate synthase, with product MSGNTLGLLFTVTSFGESHGAGIGCVVDGCPPGMDLSTEDIQAELDRRKPGTSRHVTQRKEPDTVEILSGIYEGKTTGTPIALLIRNQDQRSQDYGKIVETFRPGHADYTYWHKYGIRDPRGGGRSSARETAVRVAAGAIAKKWLHEKYGIQIRGYMSQLGEMIIPFKSWDEVGGNVFFAPNAEIVPQLEDYMDAVRKERDSVGAKITVVAENVPVGLGEPVYDRLDAEIAYAMMNINAVKGVEIGAGFESIVQKGSVHCDELSPTGFASNHAGGILGGISTGQDIVVNLAVKPTSSIAQERHSIDKEGNPVLMSTTGRHDPCVGIRATPIAEAMLALVLIDHALRHRAQCGDVNVDTPRIPAKRS from the coding sequence ATGTCTGGGAACACGCTCGGTTTATTGTTTACGGTAACTTCATTTGGTGAAAGCCATGGGGCAGGGATTGGCTGTGTAGTGGATGGCTGCCCGCCTGGAATGGATTTGAGTACTGAAGATATTCAGGCTGAATTAGATCGCCGTAAACCTGGAACTTCGCGGCATGTCACTCAGCGTAAAGAGCCGGATACGGTAGAGATTTTGTCCGGTATTTATGAAGGTAAAACTACAGGCACGCCGATTGCGCTGCTGATTCGTAATCAGGATCAGCGCAGTCAGGATTACGGTAAAATTGTAGAAACATTTCGTCCAGGGCATGCTGATTATACTTACTGGCATAAATACGGGATTCGCGATCCACGTGGTGGCGGGCGTTCATCCGCACGAGAAACGGCTGTGCGTGTAGCCGCCGGGGCGATTGCCAAAAAATGGTTGCATGAGAAATATGGGATTCAGATCCGCGGCTATATGAGCCAGCTGGGTGAAATGATAATTCCATTTAAAAGCTGGGATGAAGTGGGCGGGAATGTTTTTTTTGCGCCTAATGCCGAAATCGTACCGCAGCTTGAAGATTATATGGATGCCGTTCGTAAAGAGCGTGACTCCGTTGGTGCAAAAATTACAGTAGTTGCAGAAAATGTGCCTGTTGGTTTGGGCGAGCCTGTATATGATCGTTTGGACGCAGAAATTGCTTACGCAATGATGAATATTAATGCGGTGAAAGGTGTTGAAATTGGCGCGGGTTTTGAAAGCATTGTACAAAAAGGCTCGGTGCATTGTGATGAGCTGAGCCCAACGGGCTTCGCCAGTAATCATGCAGGCGGTATTTTGGGCGGGATTTCTACCGGTCAGGATATTGTGGTGAATTTGGCGGTCAAACCGACATCAAGCATTGCACAAGAGCGTCATTCGATCGATAAAGAAGGCAATCCGGTGCTAATGTCTACAACCGGACGTCATGATCCCTGTGTGGGAATCAGAGCTACGCCGATTGCCGAAGCCATGTTGGCCTTAGTCTTGATTGACCATGCTTTGCGCCATCGGGCTCAGTGCGGCGATGTAAACGTAGATACACCCCGTATCCCAGCTAAAAGGAGTTAA
- the flgM gene encoding flagellar biosynthesis anti-sigma factor FlgM — protein sequence MKIDQNKPLNTTPSRNSERTTSTPTAGTERSNTDNVTINPLAAKLSQIEQSPKPTFDAGRVESLKKAISEGRFTVRTEAIAGKIIQSAQELLGK from the coding sequence ATGAAAATCGATCAAAACAAGCCTCTGAATACAACTCCCAGCCGCAACAGCGAGCGTACGACGAGCACCCCGACAGCAGGCACAGAGCGTTCGAATACGGATAACGTCACCATCAATCCGCTGGCGGCTAAGCTAAGTCAGATCGAACAAAGCCCAAAACCCACTTTTGATGCCGGACGTGTCGAATCACTCAAAAAAGCCATTAGCGAAGGCCGCTTTACTGTTCGCACAGAAGCCATCGCCGGAAAAATCATCCAAAGCGCACAAGAACTTCTAGGCAAGTGA
- a CDS encoding flagella synthesis protein FlgN — translation MTINSPLDGLLTQAISSMQALLGLLKKEQNYLVANQLDPLLVLTTEKQAMAVDAEQAGQALSQFFAAQGGDPQNDVSRWFTEQHPDALGQWQALLEITRQAAAFNSSNGQLIETRQQLINGFMQQILDSSHNRPLYAPDGKLTSLPQGQKRDLA, via the coding sequence ATGACCATAAACTCGCCTTTGGATGGCCTGCTCACCCAGGCCATCAGCAGTATGCAAGCATTACTTGGCTTACTTAAAAAAGAGCAAAATTATCTGGTAGCCAATCAGCTGGACCCTCTGCTTGTACTCACCACAGAAAAACAAGCGATGGCAGTCGATGCAGAGCAAGCCGGGCAGGCACTTAGCCAGTTTTTTGCGGCTCAGGGGGGTGATCCGCAAAATGATGTCAGCAGATGGTTTACAGAGCAGCACCCGGATGCGCTGGGCCAGTGGCAGGCACTGCTGGAAATCACCCGCCAAGCTGCAGCCTTTAATAGCAGCAACGGCCAGCTTATTGAAACCCGCCAGCAGCTGATCAATGGTTTTATGCAGCAAATTTTAGATTCCAGCCACAACCGGCCACTCTACGCTCCTGACGGCAAACTCACTTCGCTGCCGCAAGGCCAAAAACGCGACCTGGCTTAA
- a CDS encoding C40 family peptidase codes for MKKILLLSVLVLSACSSPPIRSKASYPVSKSLSHIQAEGAGREIVMYALGLLDVSYQFGGNNPEAGLDCSGMVSFIYKNAVGAVLPHNAAQIASLARPVASEQLRAGDLVFFNTLGRSFSHMGIYLGDGRFIHAPSSKGKIRVESLSSPYFAQRFEGGRSLLAQNP; via the coding sequence TTGAAAAAGATTTTATTGCTGAGCGTTCTGGTTTTAAGTGCGTGCAGCTCACCGCCAATACGCAGCAAAGCCTCTTACCCGGTATCCAAATCTTTAAGTCATATTCAGGCCGAAGGTGCAGGTCGAGAAATCGTGATGTATGCGCTGGGCTTACTGGATGTTAGCTATCAGTTTGGCGGTAATAACCCGGAAGCTGGCCTGGATTGCAGCGGAATGGTGAGCTTTATTTACAAAAATGCAGTAGGCGCGGTATTGCCTCATAATGCCGCACAGATTGCCAGCCTGGCCCGCCCGGTGGCAAGTGAGCAGTTGCGAGCAGGTGATCTTGTATTTTTTAACACCCTGGGGCGCTCGTTCTCACATATGGGGATTTATTTGGGTGACGGACGCTTTATTCATGCGCCTTCGTCTAAAGGAAAAATAAGAGTGGAATCATTATCCAGCCCTTATTTTGCACAGCGCTTTGAGGGTGGGCGCAGCCTTCTGGCCCAAAACCCTTAA